The Deltaproteobacteria bacterium genome has a window encoding:
- a CDS encoding proline--tRNA ligase codes for MRYSQFLMPTTKETPSDAEVASHRLMLRAGMIRKVASGIYNYLPAGLRVLRKVEKIIREEMDRAGAQEVLMPTVIPSELWKESGRWDAYGKELLRFRDRADREFCLGPTHEEVITDLVRREVRSYRQLPLNLYQIQDKFRDEIRPRFGLMRGREFFMKDAYSFDADEEGAAQSYRKMYEAYCRIFRRMGLSFRAVEADTGSIGGSSSHEFMVIADSGEDAIVSCEACDYAANLEKAEVPPAADETGAGGAAAGPPRKVSTPGKRTIAEVAEFLGIDPASLIKTLIFESDKGDVAVLVSGRYDVNEIKVRNLLGADWVRLAPEERVRELTGSPTGYAGPVGLKLRMLADSSVRHIRAGATGANEKDAHLVDVVPGRDFSPEGYADLRLVTESDPCPRCGGALRFSRGIEVGHVFRLGTKYSKALSAVYLDAGGKERTIVMGCYGIGVGRTAAAAIEQNHDADGIVWPISIAPFEVAVVPVNVKHEGIAKESARFAEELSSGGIETLLDDRDERPGIKFKDADLSGIPLRVTFGEKNFAAGFAEVRDRRTGETVRVEISRLAESVRAAVEAKRKECA; via the coding sequence ATCAGGTACTCGCAATTTCTTATGCCGACGACGAAGGAAACCCCCTCCGACGCCGAAGTGGCAAGCCACCGGTTGATGCTTCGCGCGGGGATGATACGGAAGGTGGCCTCGGGCATCTACAACTATCTTCCCGCGGGACTGCGTGTGCTGCGGAAAGTGGAGAAGATCATTCGCGAAGAGATGGACCGCGCGGGCGCACAGGAAGTCCTGATGCCCACGGTCATCCCTTCGGAACTCTGGAAGGAAAGCGGCAGGTGGGACGCATACGGAAAGGAACTTCTCCGGTTCCGGGACCGCGCCGACCGTGAGTTCTGCCTTGGCCCGACCCACGAGGAAGTCATCACGGACCTCGTGCGCCGCGAGGTCAGGTCGTATCGCCAGCTTCCGCTGAACCTCTACCAGATCCAGGACAAGTTCCGGGACGAGATCCGCCCGCGGTTCGGATTGATGCGGGGCCGGGAGTTCTTCATGAAAGACGCCTATTCCTTCGACGCCGACGAGGAAGGCGCCGCGCAATCCTACCGGAAGATGTACGAGGCCTATTGCCGCATCTTCCGCAGAATGGGGCTATCGTTCCGCGCGGTGGAGGCGGACACCGGGTCGATCGGCGGGAGCAGCTCTCACGAATTCATGGTGATAGCGGATTCGGGGGAGGACGCCATCGTGTCCTGCGAGGCGTGCGACTACGCGGCCAACCTGGAGAAGGCGGAAGTTCCGCCTGCGGCGGACGAAACCGGCGCAGGAGGAGCGGCCGCGGGCCCGCCGAGGAAAGTCTCGACGCCGGGCAAGCGGACGATCGCGGAAGTCGCGGAATTTCTCGGCATCGATCCCGCATCGCTGATCAAGACGCTGATCTTCGAGTCGGACAAGGGGGACGTGGCGGTGCTGGTCTCGGGCCGATACGACGTCAACGAGATCAAGGTCAGGAACCTTCTCGGAGCGGACTGGGTCCGCCTTGCCCCGGAAGAGCGCGTGCGGGAGCTGACCGGCTCGCCGACCGGCTATGCGGGGCCGGTCGGATTGAAATTGCGTATGCTGGCCGACAGTTCCGTCCGGCATATCCGGGCGGGCGCTACAGGCGCGAACGAGAAGGATGCGCACCTCGTCGACGTCGTGCCGGGAAGGGACTTCTCTCCGGAAGGATACGCCGACCTGCGGCTCGTGACGGAAAGCGATCCCTGCCCGCGATGCGGGGGCGCATTGCGTTTTTCGCGCGGTATCGAAGTCGGGCACGTGTTCCGGCTCGGAACGAAATACAGCAAGGCGCTTTCCGCCGTATATCTCGACGCCGGCGGGAAGGAGCGCACGATCGTAATGGGGTGCTACGGGATCGGGGTCGGGCGCACGGCTGCGGCGGCGATCGAGCAGAACCACGACGCGGACGGCATCGTCTGGCCGATTTCCATCGCTCCATTCGAGGTCGCCGTCGTCCCGGTCAACGTGAAGCACGAGGGGATCGCAAAGGAATCGGCGCGGTTCGCCGAAGAACTTTCCTCAGGCGGCATCGAGACGCTGCTGGACGATCGGGACGAGCGCCCGGGAATCAAGTTCAAGGACGCCGATCTTAGCGGCATCCCCCTTCGTGTGACGTTCGGTGAAAAGAATTTCGCGGCGGGGTTCGCGGAGGTGAGGGACAGGAGGACGGGGGAGACCGTCCGGGTGGAAATCTCCCGGCTGGCGGAAAGCGTTCGGGCCGCCGTCGAAGCGAAAAGGAAGGAGTGCGCCTGA
- the ispG gene encoding flavodoxin-dependent (E)-4-hydroxy-3-methylbut-2-enyl-diphosphate synthase, producing MKERRITRRIRVGSVPVGGGAPVSVQSMTATDTRDVRATVGQIRSLAREGCEIVRVAVPDEAAAKAFRKIRAASPIPVIADIHFNHRLAIACAEAGADALRINPGNIGGEENTLRVLRSARENRIPVRIGVNAGSLEKDVLRKHGGPTARALAESAARWARFCEKARFTNLKFSLKASDVPTTVEAYRIFSRRFDYPLHIGVTEAGTLISGAVKSAVGLGILLSEGIGDTLRVSITGPPEDEVRIGWRILKSLGLRDRGPDFISCPTCGRVSIDVVGIAQEVERRLSRLPVPLKIAVMGCAVNGPGEAREADVGVAGGRGEGLIFVKGEIVKKVKEKDIVAELVRYAERLAGGRKAH from the coding sequence ATGAAGGAACGAAGGATTACTCGGCGCATACGCGTAGGAAGCGTGCCGGTGGGCGGCGGCGCGCCGGTATCGGTCCAGAGCATGACCGCCACGGATACTCGCGACGTGAGGGCGACGGTCGGGCAGATCCGTTCGCTTGCGCGCGAGGGGTGCGAGATCGTTCGGGTGGCGGTGCCCGACGAAGCCGCTGCGAAGGCCTTCCGGAAGATCCGCGCCGCATCGCCCATACCTGTAATCGCCGACATACACTTCAATCATCGGCTTGCGATCGCGTGCGCCGAGGCAGGGGCCGACGCGCTGCGCATAAACCCGGGAAACATCGGAGGCGAGGAGAACACGCTCCGCGTCCTTCGATCGGCCCGGGAGAACCGGATTCCCGTGCGGATCGGGGTCAATGCGGGCTCCCTGGAAAAGGACGTCCTTCGCAAGCACGGCGGCCCGACGGCGAGGGCTCTTGCCGAAAGCGCCGCCCGCTGGGCGCGCTTCTGCGAAAAGGCCCGCTTCACGAACCTTAAATTTTCCCTTAAGGCCTCCGACGTCCCCACTACCGTCGAGGCGTACAGAATCTTTTCCAGGCGTTTCGACTATCCGCTCCACATCGGGGTTACGGAGGCGGGTACATTGATCTCGGGGGCCGTAAAGTCCGCCGTGGGGCTGGGGATCCTCCTGTCCGAAGGCATCGGCGACACTCTCAGGGTTTCCATTACGGGTCCTCCGGAAGACGAGGTCCGCATAGGCTGGAGAATACTTAAAAGCCTTGGCTTGCGCGACCGCGGCCCCGATTTCATCTCCTGTCCGACCTGCGGCAGGGTCTCGATCGACGTCGTCGGCATCGCACAGGAAGTGGAACGGCGGCTCTCCCGGCTCCCCGTTCCGCTGAAGATCGCCGTGATGGGGTGCGCCGTCAACGGACCGGGAGAGGCAAGGGAGGCCGACGTCGGGGTGGCGGGCGGACGGGGTGAAGGATTGATCTTCGTAAAAGGAGAGATCGTGAAGAAAGTGAAGGAAAAGGACATCGTGGCCGAGTTGGTCAGGTACGCGGAAAGACTGGCCGGGGGGAGGAAAGCGCATTGA
- a CDS encoding cadherin-like domain-containing protein: protein MAGAPAQSTPGSVGVPDVSREAKKHNTPPEIKWIRFVLGDGGQANSIGVETGTFDADGDSVRVDVEWRKNGEPAGTGNRLGVPVKRGDRIDVTVIPRDGDAQGKIATLHREIRNSAPVVEGQEQFNADGNHVTFRVKASDPDGDKLSFAVKDAPAGMKIDRETGWVRWETAPGETGKVPFTVTVSDGSGGEATARFNVTIAEQPPSRGR from the coding sequence ATGGCAGGCGCGCCGGCGCAATCGACGCCCGGCAGTGTTGGTGTACCCGACGTTTCGCGTGAAGCGAAGAAACATAACACTCCGCCCGAGATCAAGTGGATCCGCTTCGTCCTTGGCGACGGCGGGCAGGCTAATTCGATAGGGGTGGAAACGGGGACGTTCGACGCGGACGGCGATTCCGTGCGCGTGGATGTCGAATGGCGGAAAAACGGAGAGCCTGCGGGAACGGGGAACCGCCTTGGAGTCCCGGTGAAACGAGGGGACAGGATCGACGTCACCGTCATACCGCGCGACGGCGATGCGCAGGGGAAGATCGCGACGCTTCACCGGGAGATAAGAAACTCCGCTCCCGTGGTCGAAGGGCAGGAACAGTTCAATGCCGACGGAAACCACGTCACCTTCCGCGTCAAGGCTTCCGACCCGGACGGCGACAAGCTGTCTTTCGCCGTCAAGGACGCCCCCGCAGGGATGAAAATCGACCGGGAAACCGGATGGGTGCGATGGGAAACCGCCCCGGGCGAAACCGGAAAGGTCCCGTTCACCGTCACGGTCTCCGACGGGTCCGGAGGAGAGGCGACCGCCCGCTTCAACGTGACGATAGCGGAGCAGCCTCCCTCCCGGGGACGGTAG
- a CDS encoding PilW family protein: MKRRDSGFTLIEILIAVAIVGFVLAAASTFFIMSVKQYKTQTKIVETNIEGILGLELLRRDMESLGFGLPWNNLPTSTPLYSETSADNLSTLNDFPNAPRAAAGIDNAAFTVNRSDYLTVKSVTVGTADAAGKWTTLTQAGTTRNWGSTEENIAGTEYVIVLALGSTDANRRSLVNPASPYAQFSSTAAYVPTEPYSANIVYGVDGSPPMRPFNRADYYVANASSNPPVTVPLRCAPNTGVLVKGFVSHDNNGTLNLLPLLDCVADMQVVYGLDVDGNGSVDQWTNAGGLPAAGATAAATMRTQLREIRVSILAQEGMRDDSYTHPVNPIYVGMADAGFGNNFDITGYTNYRWKVYHLAVKPWNLAQ; encoded by the coding sequence ATGAAACGGCGCGATTCCGGCTTCACACTTATAGAGATTCTCATCGCAGTCGCGATCGTGGGATTCGTACTCGCAGCGGCCTCGACGTTCTTCATCATGTCGGTGAAACAGTACAAAACCCAGACGAAAATCGTGGAAACGAACATTGAAGGGATCCTGGGACTGGAACTCCTTCGAAGGGATATGGAAAGCCTCGGTTTCGGACTGCCGTGGAACAACCTGCCGACGTCCACTCCACTGTACAGTGAAACGTCCGCGGACAACCTGAGCACCCTCAACGATTTCCCGAACGCACCGCGCGCGGCGGCCGGCATCGACAATGCGGCCTTCACCGTGAACCGGTCCGACTATTTAACGGTCAAGTCGGTGACCGTAGGCACGGCGGACGCGGCGGGCAAGTGGACGACGCTGACGCAGGCGGGGACGACGCGGAACTGGGGTTCCACGGAAGAGAACATCGCGGGCACCGAATATGTAATCGTGCTCGCATTGGGAAGCACGGACGCCAACCGGCGGTCTCTGGTCAATCCCGCCTCCCCGTACGCACAATTCAGCAGCACGGCGGCGTACGTTCCCACGGAACCTTATTCGGCGAATATCGTCTACGGAGTCGATGGCTCTCCCCCGATGCGGCCATTCAACCGCGCGGATTACTACGTCGCGAATGCATCGTCCAATCCGCCGGTAACTGTTCCCCTGAGATGCGCGCCGAACACCGGGGTGCTCGTAAAAGGTTTCGTGTCCCACGACAACAACGGCACCTTGAACCTCCTGCCCTTGTTGGACTGCGTGGCCGACATGCAGGTGGTGTACGGCCTTGACGTCGACGGGAACGGGTCGGTGGACCAATGGACCAACGCCGGCGGGTTGCCCGCCGCAGGCGCCACGGCCGCCGCGACAATGCGAACGCAGCTGAGGGAAATCAGGGTCTCCATCCTGGCGCAGGAAGGGATGCGGGACGATTCCTACACGCATCCGGTAAACCCGATCTATGTGGGAATGGCGGATGCCGGATTCGGGAACAATTTCGACATCACCGGATACACGAACTATCGCTGGAAAGTGTACCACCTGGCCGTTAAACCCTGGAACCTGGCGCAGTGA
- a CDS encoding prepilin-type N-terminal cleavage/methylation domain-containing protein codes for MRSEAGLTLIEVLVAVVITFVIFLGITNAGLVVLDQNIKNLQRDQAVSVADNVMQQARNIPYDNLVLTTTTDNVFVQVRGSDRTYAVTRNIAAIDNVNAALGRQVTVTVSWTRTEYGQPRTYNHTIMTIVRPR; via the coding sequence TTGAGAAGTGAAGCCGGCCTGACGCTGATCGAGGTGCTCGTGGCCGTCGTGATCACCTTCGTCATTTTCCTGGGGATCACGAACGCCGGGCTCGTGGTGCTCGATCAGAACATCAAGAACCTGCAGCGCGACCAGGCTGTGAGCGTGGCCGACAACGTGATGCAGCAGGCGAGAAACATCCCGTACGACAATCTTGTTCTCACCACGACAACGGACAACGTGTTCGTACAGGTCCGCGGGAGCGACCGGACTTACGCCGTCACAAGGAACATCGCGGCGATCGATAACGTCAACGCCGCGTTGGGCCGCCAGGTGACGGTCACCGTGTCATGGACCCGGACGGAGTACGGCCAGCCGAGGACTTACAACCATACGATCATGACCATAGTGAGGCCGCGATGA
- a CDS encoding prepilin-type N-terminal cleavage/methylation domain-containing protein — protein sequence MKERTGRGGYTLVEIAMAVAILGILVMLAISSFSDLRVKYGMEAETKELYAYLMDARGRSMQRSRFHFVRFTPNGYATYEDTNPLPDGNRQYDAGSDNQVAGGTVNYPVVSFLSATGTQDNVIFNRHGEATGTGYILISPPAGSSVNPDYDCISIAQTRMRTGRYSSAGGGSCVEK from the coding sequence GTGAAGGAAAGGACCGGCAGGGGAGGGTACACCCTTGTTGAGATCGCCATGGCGGTCGCCATCCTCGGGATTCTCGTGATGCTCGCCATCAGTTCGTTCAGCGATCTCAGGGTGAAATACGGAATGGAGGCCGAGACGAAGGAGTTGTATGCGTACCTTATGGATGCGCGGGGACGTTCCATGCAGAGGAGCCGGTTCCATTTCGTGCGATTTACGCCCAACGGGTATGCCACTTACGAGGACACCAACCCGCTGCCCGACGGAAACCGGCAGTACGATGCCGGATCAGACAACCAGGTCGCCGGCGGGACGGTGAATTACCCGGTAGTCTCCTTTCTTTCAGCTACCGGAACGCAGGACAACGTGATCTTCAACAGGCACGGCGAGGCCACGGGGACGGGGTATATCCTGATTTCCCCCCCGGCCGGGTCGTCGGTCAACCCGGATTACGACTGCATCTCGATCGCGCAAACGAGGATGCGGACGGGAAGGTACTCGAGCGCGGGGGGAGGGTCCTGCGTTGAGAAGTGA